From a single Endozoicomonas euniceicola genomic region:
- a CDS encoding forkhead box protein: MLSRLFKLSDVFPATFSFSVSRNKYFTVNFVLPFSVLVFCAQGLIAQELMSASYLPVRKEMAAFAMAALVFRTNTNFWPINTGNSQYSGTKNSPDNSLRPFNHLPDRQQKGCFSKVPKGDTEQLLNVLHTSPPGCTVEIEGAYFLDASIDIKVNLVGKSSLQEPEPDEPVVFFRIESARTDSDQKTGFRSSVLSGEPLSYTRYPEAVLVMDENKGSRLRIHPSAKLNNITVLSPPTDFDPHRGCMDNRIIFQANAEPFVVGISESASGYLCHTYHPSSGIISYGKTSAGTATSQNSNNSGGGSVAGHSYTGAHYTASCGGGSSSGGGAGGDDRNPWHNKTLIECLADIIQDSHEQKLKVSEIYRLYHQLMRGVRYDTKRKENVIRHTLSHYPFFKREPPMDRSGAGFWSYDPSLRTSAKSRKLKRQEQQLAIAYAPWLVLAPTPIPLQDFSPFPYRDFTPFPYQHFPPPSIQDYTFENLFPHCNTPDIRNDEVARQPVDPKPTETPPFQDPGGSYYQDPGGSYYQDPGGSYYQDPGGSYYQDPGGSYYQDRDPGS; this comes from the coding sequence ATGCTTAGTCGTCTATTCAAACTATCAGATGTTTTTCCTGCTACTTTTTCTTTTTCTGTTTCCCGTAATAAATACTTTACGGTGAATTTTGTTCTGCCATTCTCTGTACTTGTATTTTGCGCGCAAGGCCTGATTGCACAAGAGCTAATGTCAGCCAGTTATTTGCCAGTCCGTAAGGAGATGGCTGCCTTTGCGATGGCTGCACTGGTCTTTCGTACAAATACAAACTTCTGGCCAATAAACACTGGTAATTCTCAATACTCAGGCACCAAAAATAGTCCTGACAATTCATTACGACCTTTCAACCATTTACCGGACAGGCAGCAGAAAGGGTGCTTTTCTAAAGTTCCAAAGGGAGATACTGAACAATTACTTAATGTATTACATACGTCTCCCCCTGGTTGTACTGTCGAGATAGAAGGCGCTTACTTTCTTGATGCCAGTATTGATATCAAAGTTAACCTTGTAGGCAAGTCTTCTCTTCAGGAACCAGAGCCTGATGAACCTGTTGTTTTTTTCAGAATAGAAAGCGCCCGTACAGACAGCGATCAGAAAACAGGCTTCAGGTCGTCCGTCCTGTCAGGAGAGCCGTTATCTTATACCAGATACCCAGAGGCCGTTCTGGTAATGGATGAAAACAAAGGCAGCCGCCTGAGAATTCACCCGTCAGCCAAACTGAATAACATCACAGTACTTTCGCCACCCACTGATTTTGATCCACACAGAGGCTGTATGGATAATCGTATTATCTTTCAGGCAAATGCCGAGCCTTTCGTTGTAGGTATTTCTGAAAGCGCATCAGGCTATCTTTGCCATACATACCACCCTTCAAGCGGCATTATCAGTTACGGTAAGACAAGCGCCGGCACCGCCACCAGCCAAAACAGTAACAACAGTGGAGGGGGAAGCGTAGCCGGGCATAGTTACACAGGCGCACATTATACTGCTAGTTGCGGGGGGGGCAGTAGTAGTGGTGGTGGTGCCGGGGGAGATGATAGAAATCCCTGGCACAATAAAACGCTGATTGAGTGTCTTGCAGATATTATCCAGGACAGCCATGAACAAAAGCTGAAGGTGAGTGAAATCTACAGGCTTTACCATCAACTTATGCGAGGAGTCCGTTATGATACAAAAAGAAAAGAGAATGTGATCAGACATACCTTAAGCCATTATCCTTTTTTCAAACGTGAACCTCCCATGGATCGGAGTGGTGCGGGTTTCTGGTCATATGACCCCTCTCTCCGGACATCTGCAAAAAGTCGGAAGTTAAAACGGCAGGAGCAACAGCTGGCTATAGCGTATGCGCCGTGGCTTGTCCTCGCTCCTACCCCGATCCCCCTTCAGGACTTTAGCCCGTTCCCCTATCGGGACTTTACCCCGTTCCCCTATCAGCACTTTCCCCCGCCCTCCATTCAGGACTACACCTTTGAGAATTTATTTCCTCATTGCAATACGCCCGATATCAGGAATGATGAAGTTGCACGTCAGCCCGTTGATCCAAAACCGACTGAAACACCGCCGTTCCAGGATCCAGGTGGGAGCTATTACCAGGATCCAGGTGGGAGCTATTACCAGGATCCAGGTGGGAGCTATTACCAGGATCCAGGTGGGAGCTATTACCAGGATCCAGGTGGGAGCTATTACCAGGATCGTGACCCAGGTTCGTAA
- a CDS encoding WD40 repeat domain-containing protein: MFCCFPKGLLNAWFSPDAKGVLNANFSPCGNHLVTASKDGTAQIWGVVGGQWQKKCVIQHGHQALASASFSPDGTHLVTTSEDGTAQIWGLGGSDRFWGTLKAPLKALKDRCCCIS, encoded by the coding sequence ATGTTCTGCTGCTTCCCTAAAGGGTTACTAAATGCCTGGTTCAGCCCTGATGCTAAGGGAGTGCTAAATGCCAACTTCAGCCCATGTGGAAATCATCTTGTGACCGCCTCTAAAGATGGCACCGCCCAAATCTGGGGGGTTGTTGGCGGTCAATGGCAGAAAAAATGCGTTATACAGCATGGTCATCAAGCTCTGGCTAGTGCCAGCTTCAGCCCAGATGGAACTCATCTTGTGACCACCTCTGAAGATGGCACCGCCCAAATCTGGGGATTGGGTGGCAGTGATAGATTTTGGGGTACCCTGAAAGCGCCTCTAAAAGCCCTGAAAGACCGGTGTTGCTGTATTTCATAA